A stretch of the Nicotiana tabacum cultivar K326 chromosome 6, ASM71507v2, whole genome shotgun sequence genome encodes the following:
- the LOC107772801 gene encoding glucuronoxylan 4-O-methyltransferase 3-like has translation MRSKSQNPINYKLILIGFFLVFLLFLVLRSTFSPSTPQQTQSSSLIHPSNSSEDQENTEDKPSIACPSVPLTQTCNKISPSLSNALVHYATSNVTPQQTIKEISVSLRVLEKKSPCNFLVFGLGHDSLMWTALNHGGRTVFLEEDKSWIEQIQSQLPNLESHHVVYDTRITQADELMEIGMSNEDCKKVTDPRFSKCQLALKGLPKEVLEIDWDLIMVDAPTGWHDGAPGRMSAIYTAGLIARNKENGETDVFVHDVDRVVEDQFSKAFLCEGYLVEQEGRIRHFNIPSHKARLGRPFCP, from the coding sequence ATGAGATCCAAAAGCCAAAACCCCATTAATTATAAGCTCATTCTCATTGGTTTTTTCTTAgtttttctactatttttagtacTTAGATCAACTTTTTCACCTTCTACTCCTCAACAAACTCAATCTTCATCTTTAATTCACCCTTCAAACTCATCAGAAGATCAAGAAAATACTGAAGATAAACCCTCAATAGCTTGTCCTTCAGTTCCTTTAACACAAACATGCAATAAAATCTCCCCATCATTATCAAATGCTTTAGTCCATTATGCAACTTCAAATGTAACCCCACAACAAACAATCAAAGAAATCTCAGTTTCCTTAAGAGTTCTTGAAAAAAAATCCCCTTGTAATTTCTTGGTTTTTGGCTTAGGTCATGACAGTTTAATGTGGACAGCACTTAACCATGGTGGCCGCACAGTttttcttgaagaagacaagtcATGGATAGAACAAATACAAAGCCAATTACCAAATCTTGAATCACACCATGTTGTTTATGATACAAGAATAACTCAAGCTGATGAACTAATGGAAATTGGAATGAGTAATGAAGATTGCAAGAAAGTAACAGATCCAAGATTTTCTAAATGTCAACTAGCTTTAAAAGGGTTGCCAAAAGAAGTATTGGAAATTGATTGGGATTTAATTATGGTTGATGCACCAACTGGTTGGCATGATGGTGCACCAGGTAGAATGAGTGCAATTTACACGGCTGGTTTGATtgctagaaataaagaaaatggaGAAACTGATGTGTTTGTACATGATGTTGATAGAGTTGTTGAAGATCAATTTTCAAAGGCTTTTCTTTGTGAAGGGTATTTGGTTGAACAAGAAGGGAGGATTAGGCATTTCAATATTCCTAGTCATAAGGCACGTTTGGGTAGACCTTTTTGTCCTTAA